Genomic window (Gammaproteobacteria bacterium):
CCATCGGTATCCACGAAGCTGTCGATGTCCGACCAGTCGTAGCGTGTTTCGGCACGGATCTCCACCGCATCGATGGGCAGATAAGCGAGCGTCGCGGTGACCTCTTTCCACTCCTGTGCCACGCCGGTGCGGAAGCCGTCCTCGTCATCGAACCACTCGCCGCGTAGCACTGCGCGCCATTGCTCGGCGAACTGGTAATTGGCGTAGCCCGCGACGCCTTTCCACTCGGCGTCCGAACCAGCGGCGACGGCGTCTTCCTGCTGCGCCCAATCGCCATTGACCACGAAAATAAGCGAGTCGGAGAACAGGTAGCTCACCACCACATCGACCAGGTCGCGCCTGCCGACTACCGCGCCGGGCTCGTTACCGGTATAAGCGGCTGCTGAAACATTGATAAAATCGGTGGGCGAGAACGAGGCGCCTAATTCGAGCGTCTTCTCGTCGGCGACATCGCCATCGGCGGCGACAGCGGCCGATTCTTTCAACACATCCCAGCCGTTGTTCACGCCCACAGTGAACTTGGCGCCGCCGGCGGTCTCCATGCTGGCGCGCACGCCAGTGTGCGTGAACGGAATGGCATAACCAAACAGGATAGAGCGGCTGAAGTTTAAGTTGGCCGGGCTTTCGATCACTTCCGCTCCCGCCAAGGTGACAAATTTGCCACCCACAAACGTGAAGGGTCCGGTGGCGTATTGGGCGAAGGCCTCCTGCACATCGAATTCGTCATCGGCGCCGGTGCCGAGCGGCGCGAATACGTTGGCATCCGACCCGGCGCTCAACTGTACCAGCCCGCCAAAACCATCTTCGGGCAGATAGCTTGCGGTTACATCCACTAGGTGCAAATTGAAGCTCTTGCGTTCACGGTCGAACACGCGGTTTGGGACGTCGCTGGTAAAACCTCCCGCGCCCGATAGGTAGGTGAACGAGGTATCAACATACCCCGTGAGAGTTACACCGGAAGCGTCAAGTATCTCCCCAATTGTTGGGGCGCTCGCGTCGTCGGACTCTGCGTGAGCCGCCGCTACGTGTACGAGGAGGCCAGCACAGAGGCTGGCCAAGAAGATGGGCTTCATAAGTTGCTCCGTTGTCTAAGGTTGATGGTCTTTCAGACGCCATGCTCCTACGTCTACGCGGCCAGAGCATTTCCTGTACCAGTCCGCAATACGCCGTCAAAACAATGACTTGAATGGCCAACCAGCCCTGATGCACAGTTATCCCGCACTATCAAAGCGCGTCGTGCCGGTCTGGCGCACTCGTTTAGTGCGGTATGGACAACGCGCTGAAACGCCAATACTCTAGCCCTATATTGGACGCGAGAGAGAAGCTGAGATGATCGAAACCAAGCTCTTGGACGACCTCGCCCGCAAACTGGCCGGCACGATGCCGCGCGGCGTGAGCGCATTTCAGCGAGAAATTGAAAAGAACCTTCGCGCCGGACTTGAGGCCGTGTTCCAGCGTCTGGACCTGGTGACGCGCGAGGAATACGAGGTGCAGGTGGCGCTGCTGGCCCGCAGCCGCGATAAGCTGGCAGCGATGGAGGCGCGGATCGCCGAACTGGAAGGCAAAGGCGAAGCCAAAACGCCTCCGGCGCAAGACCATCGAGCGCCTTTCGACACGATTTAGCCGGTAGCCCAGTCCGAGGCCGTGTGCGAGCACTCCCGCAAGCTCGCACAATAGCTCTCGTCATGACGAGCTGACTTCGCGGCGCCACACCGGTTAGCGCTGCGGCGCGGACAAGCCTCGCGCACTGTAAGGTCTGATAGAATCACAGGCTCGTCAAACAAGAACGACATAATCCTTGTCCCTCGCCATCGTTCTAAGCCGCGCGCAGCAGGGTATCGACGCGCCATCGGTCAGCGTTGAGGTTCATCTGGCGAACGGCCTGCCCGGCCTGTCCATCGTCGGTCTGCCTGAAACAGCGGTGAAGGAGAGCAAGGACAGGGTGCGCGCCGCGTTACTTAACGCAAAGTTCGAATTCCCGATGCGACGCATCACCGTCAATCTGGCGCCGGCCGATCTACCCAAAGAGGGTGGGCGTTTCGATCTGCCCATCGCTCTGGGCATTCTCGCGGCCTCGGGGCAGATGCCCTCGAAAGGGCTGGATGCATATGAATTCGTCGGAGAACTGGGTTTGAGCGGCGAACTGCGCGCAATCCGTGGCGCGCTGCCCGTGGCGTTGCAGGCGCGCGCCGCGAACAGAACACTGGTGGTGCCGCGCGCCAATGCCGCGGAGGCCGTGCTGGTGAAAGATTGCCGCGTGCTGGCGGCCGATCATCTGTTGCAGTTGTGCGCGCATCTGTCCGGCGCGGAACCGCTCATACCCTTCGCATACGAACCGTCTCGCGTGCATGTGCATGCGGAACTGGACCTGAGTGACGTACGCGGCCAGCACCGCGCGCGGCGCGCGCTGGAAATTGCCGCGGCCGGCGGCCACAACCTGATTATGATCGGGCCACCCGGCACGGGCAAAACCATGCTGGCCAGCCGCCTGCTCACCATCCTGCCACCCATGACCGACCGCGAAGCCATTGAATCAGCGGCCATCCTGTCCATCAGCGAACAAGGCTTTAATGCTCGCGACTGGCTTAAGCGGCCATTCCGCGCGCCGCACCACACCGCCTCTGGCGTGGCGCTGGTGGGCGGCGGCTCCAACCCCCGCCCCGGCGAGATATCGCTCGCGCACCACGGCGTCTTGTTTCTGGACGAGCTGACTGAATTCGATCGGCGGGTGCTGGAGGTGCTGCGCGAACCGCTGGAGACCGGACGGATCACCATCTCGCGCGCCGCGCGCCAAGCCGACTTTCCGGCGCGCTTTCAACTGGTCGCGGCAATGAATCCCTGCCCGCAGGGCTACGACTGCGATTTACGCGGCAACTGCTCGTGTACGATCGACCAGCAGCGCCGGCACCGCGCGCGTATTTCGGCGCCGCTGCTGGACCGTATCGATCTGCATATCGACGTGCCGCGCGTGCCGCGTGAGGCATTGCGCGCCGATGGTGGACTCCCGGCGGAAAGCAGTGCAGCCGTCCGCGCGCGAGTGGTGCAGGCGCGAAGCCGACAATACGAACGGCGCGGCATGAGCAATGCCCTGCTGCGCAACCGCGATGTGGAGAGCACCTGCGGCCTCGAAGCGGCGGATCATTCGTTGCTGGATCAGGCCATGAACCGCTTCAAGCTATCAGCGCGCGCGTACCATCGAATCCTGAAAGTCGCCCGCACTATCGCCGACCTGGAAGGAACCGATAACATCCGCACGCCGCACTTGAGCGAGGCTATTTCGTACCGGACTCTGGACCGGCTGCTGGCGAACTAAATGAAGCCGGTCAGCATCTTCCACAGAGGCGCCAGATGAGCAGGAACGAAACCGCGACCCCGGAAGCGACGCAGCTCAAGCGCGCCATCAGCAAACCGCTGCTGGTGGTGTTCGTGACCGGCGATATCCTGGGCGCGGGCATTTACGCGGTGGCCGGCGAAATCGCGAGCCAGGTGGGTAGCGCGGTGTGGGCGCCGATGCTGCTGGCGTTCGCGCTCGCGATGCTGACCGCGACGTCGTATTCCGAACTCGTTACCAAATATCCGCAGGCGGCCGGTGCGGCGCTGTACGTGCACAAGGCGTTCGGGCTGCCATTTTTGACCTTCATCATCGCCGTGGCGGTCATGGCTTCGGGCATTGCTTCGGCCAGCACCTCGGCGCTCGCCTTCGCGCAATACTTAAGCGCCCTGGTTTCGTTTCCGCAGGTGCTCGCCGCGCTGGCCTTTCTGCTGGTGCTGACCTTCATCAACTATCGCGGGATATCCGAGTCGATCAAGCTCAATCTCGGCTTGACGGCCATCGAGGTGTCGGGTCTGCTGATCGTAATCGTCATCGGCGGCATGGCGCTGGCAAGTGGCAGCGGCGATGTATCGCGCGCGCTGGAATTCAGGACCGATACTGCCATTCCGCTGGCGATTCTCAGCGGCGCCGCGCTAGCCTTTTTCTCGTTTGTCGGTTTTGAAGATTCGGTTAACTGCGCGGAGGAGACGCAGAATCCGCGGCAAATTTTCCCCTTCGCGTTATTTACAGGCTTGACGATCGCGCTCGTGTTTTATCTGCTGGTGGTGCTCACCGCGGCTGTCGTTCTGCCCACCGACAAACTGGTCGGCTCCAGCGCGCCGCTGCTGGACGTTGTCAGGATCGGCGCACCGGCTTTTCCCGCGAAAGTATTTGCCTTCATCGCGCTGCTGGCGGTCACCAATACGGCGCTGATCAATCTCATCATGGCCTCGCGACTGCTCTATGGGCTCTCGAATCAGGGCATCGTGCCGGCGTTGTTCGGCCGCGTCCATCAGACACGTCAGACCCCGTGGGTCGCGATCCTGGTGGTGTCCGGCGTCGCGGTCGCGCTGGTGTCTACCGGCAGCATCGCGGCGCTGGCGGGCACCACGGTGCTACTGCTGCTGTCGGTATTCACCTTGGTCAATGTGTCGGTGCTGGTGCTTCGTCGGGACAAAATCAGCGAGCAGCATTTTCGTGCGCCGACTCTGATTCCGGTGCTGGGCGCGATCTCCTGTGCGGGCCTGGTCGTGTTTACGATCGTGATCGATCCGTTCGCAACCTTGCGCGCCGTGCTGCTGATCGGCGTCGGTATCGTCCTGTGGTTTGTCAATCGCGCGTTTCACGGGCGGGTTAAAGAGATCGACAACACGCGCTTGATCAAGTGAATGCTGTCTCGCGCCGGCCGCGGATTCATCGTCGCGCTGCGGCAGCACTTTTGGCCTCGTCGTCTGCCGGGTGATAAAGTGAGGTATCCGCGGTCAATGACTGATGAGGAGGCCTCCTTGAGCATATCCGATTTTCCCGCATTTCCAAAAGAATTCAGCAAGCTGGGCGGCGCTGGCAAAGGCCGCGACGCCGTCGGCAAGAATTGGTTTCGAATCCTCACGGCGGAACTTGGCGGACTTAAGCCGCATGAACGCGCGCTTGATGCCGGCTGCGGCTTGGGCCGCATGGCGGTGCCGTTGATGGCCTATCTGCGCGAGCCCGGCTCGTACGACGGCTTTGACATTTCGCCCGAAGGCATTGCCTGGTGCCAGCAACACATCACCGGGAGACAACCCAACTTTCGTTTCCAGGTCGCGGACATCCGCAACACGCAGTACAACCCCAAAGGCAACCAGAAGGCGAGCGAGTACCGCTTTCCTTATCAGGATCAATCGTTCGACCTGGTGTTCATGGCGTCGGTGTGCACGCATCTGATGCCTGACGAGATACGGCAATATCTGTCGGAAACCAGCCGCGTGCTGAACACCGGCGGTCGCTGCGTGATTTCATATTTTCTGCTGAACGAGGCGTCGCTCAAACGCATTAAGGCAGGCAAGCTCAATCCCCCGCAGCGCAGCTTCAGCCACGATTACGGCACATACCGCGTGCAGAACCAACAGGTGCCCGAAGCCGCCATCGCGCACGACGAAGCATCCGTGCGCGAGTTATACAACCGGTACGGCCTGAGCATCACAGAACCGATTCACTACGGCGGCTGGGCCGCGCGCAAAAGCGCTCTCGGCGTCAACCACAATCAGGATTTGGTGCTGGCGATCAAGGCCTGACAATTTCCCAGGCTTGTGACAAAACCCAACATCCTCTGGATCTGCACCGACCAGCAACGTTTCGACACGCTGGGCTGTTACGGCAATCCGTACGTGCACACGCCGAACCTTGATAGTCTGGCGGAGCAGGGTGTGCTGTTCGAGCAGGCGTATTGCCAGAGCCCGGTATGTACGCCCAGCCGCGCGAGTTTCTTGACCGGCCGTTATCCGCGAACCACGCGCTGCCGCATGAACGGACAGGCGATCCCGGCCGACGAGAAACTCGTCTCGAAGCTGTTGGCGGACGGTGGATACAACTGCGGGCTGGCGGGCAAACTGCATATTGCGCCGACGCACCCTTCCGTATCGCCGCTGACGGAGCGGCGTATACACGACGGTTTCGCCGAGTTCCACTGGTCGCATCATCCAAATCCCGACTGGCCGACAGACGAATATCAACACTGGCTGCGCGGCCACGGTAAGGCATACAGCGTCACGCCGCTCAAGGGATCGAAGCACGTTGAAATCGGCATGGAGGCCGACTATCACCATACGACGTGGTGCGCGGAAAAGGCCATTCACTTCATGCAGGCCAACGCGCGGTACAAACGACCGTGGATGTTTGTCGTGGATATTTTCGATCCGCATCATCCGTTCGATCCGCCGAGGACGTACCTGGAACGTTACCTTGACAGGCTCGATGAGATTCCACTTCCGGCATACGTCCCCGGCGAGCTGGATAGCAAACCCCATTATCAGCGTGCACGGCACGGAAGCGCATCGCGCCGGAAAAAGGCGCTTGCCTACGAGAGTCTGACTAGCAAGGATCACCGGCTGCTGCGTGCTGCGTACTGGGCGATGGTGGACCTGATCGATGCGCAGGTGGGGCGCATGCTGGCCGCGCTGGAAGAAACCGGACAGCGCGATAACACCTTGGTAATTTTCATGTCCGATCACGGCGAGTTGCTGGGCGACCACGGCATGTATCTCAAAGGCCCGTTTTTTTATGACGTGTCGGTGCGGGTGCCGCTGATCGTTTCGATGCCGGGCATGGTGCGCGGCGGGCGCCGCGAGTCCTCGTTCGTCGAGTTGGCGGACCTGGCCCCGACGTTGCTGGAGGCCGCCGGACTGCCGGTATTTGCGGGCATGCAGGGGCGCTCGTTATGGAAACTTTTAACCAGCAAAAGGAAACAAATAACGCATCGCGACGACGTGTACTGCGAACATTACGATGCAAGCCTCGGCAACCGCAGTGCGGGCGCGCGGGCAACGATGGTGCGCACCCAAACGCACAAGCTGATCGCATTTCATGGCGAGGAATTAGGCGAACTTTACGATCTCTCGCAAGACCCCGGCGAACACGAAAACAGGTGGGCCGATCCCGCTTACGAGCAGGTAAAGCGCGAACTGCTGATCAGGCTCTGCGACCGCATGGCCGCTACGGTGGACCCGCTGCCGCCGCGGGTTGCGCCTTGGTGAGCGCCCGAATTCCTCAAGCGAGTGCGCGCAGCCGCGTACGCGCGGCGACGTTGCTTATCAGGCCCGGAAACAACCGGCAGGCCGCGACGCCGAAGCTTTGCACCACAGGTTTGTCGAAGGCGCGTCCCAGTAGAGACGCCACGTCGATTTGCGGGGACAGCTCCGCGAACGCGCGCGCATGAAAGCAGGGCGCGCGGTTGCCATCGATAAGGAACTCGCTGACCGCGAGCCTTGCGGTGTGCAGCGCGATCGACATCCCTTCACCGCAGAACGACGGGATAACGGCGAACTGGTCGCCCAGCCGATAAATGCTATCCGCGCCTTCGCTTTCTTCCGAGCCCGCGCCCGCATGCACGAAGCCGTAAGGCAGGCCTGTGATCGCCGCGGGACGCCGCCAGCACGGGTTTGCATGATCGACGAATTCGCGAAAAGCTACACACGAGCCGGAAATATACTCCAGCAGCCTGCTCCAGTCTCTCCCGATGCGCGCGAAGCGCTGGCGCGTGACGACCAGACACAGGTTGGCTTTTCCGTCCTCGATCAGCTGCAAACCGGCGTATCCGCCGTTAAACAATATCATTTCGACGTGTTCGGCCAGCGCCTGACGCTGCGCCCTCGTGCAGGCAAAGTGCATTTTGAAGCCGATAAAATCATTCTGCGTGCCGGGGCGCCTTTTCAGCGCCGGAAACTCGTGTTTACCGGTCGCGAGAAACACGGCGTCGGCTTTCGCGCCGAACCTGTCTTTGGCCCCGACTCGCCAGCCCTCGCCGGCCGGCGTGATACAAGAAACCTTGCCGCCGCGATGAATCGTCGCGCCATAATCCGCCGCCTGCGCCAGCAACTGCTCGTCCATCAAAAAACGTGACAGGCTCAGACCGATAAACGGCAATCGCGCCCGCGCGCGGCGCCTGCCATGATGCACGCGCACAAACCGCAGCGGCACCGCCCCCAGCCGCACCGCATCGATACCCAGTTCAGTCAGATATTGCTGCGCCTCGAAGCTTAAGAACTCCCCGCAGACCTTGTGATGCGCGTGCTTTTGTTTTTCTATCAGCAGAGTCTTTTTGCCCGCCCGCGCAAGATGGCACGCCGCCGCGCCGCCGGCCAGCCCGCCGCCGACGACGATCGCATCCCACTGGCGTGCCTCTTGCCTCAACATCCGCGCGGGTCGCGGTGAGCATGGGTTCGGCCGGCGCTGCGAAAAAAAGGGCAAATGAGCCATCAATGCGCGATCTGGAACATCATGCTTTCCGTCGTCAGACCGGGACCGAAGGCCAGCGCGCAACCCAGCGCGGCGGACGGCGCGCGATCGAGCATCTGTTGCAGGATGAACATCACCGTGGCGGATGACATGTTGCCGAAACGCCTTAAGATATCGCGCGAGTAGTCCAGTTCGTCGTCGCGCAGATGCAGCGCCGATGCCACCGCATCCAGCACTGAGCGACCACCGGGATGCACCGCCCATAGCGCGATGTCCTTACGCCGGTGCGCGCCGAGGATAGCCTCAATGCTCACCGGCAGTTCGCCGCCAATGGTGTGCGGCACGCGACCCGACAAGTGCATATCAAAGCCCAGCCGGCCGATACGCCAGGTGATCTGTTCGCTGCTTTGCGGCGCGATCACCGCGCGAAAATCGAGCAGTTCGATACCGTGGGGCTCGGCGCTGACCAGGCACGCGGCGCAGCCGTCGGCGAAGACCAGAAATGAAAGCACCTGCGCCAGATCGTCGGCCTCCTGCAGATGTATGGTGCAAAGCTCGAGGTTAAGCACCAGCACGCGCGCACCGGCCTCGGAGCGCACGATATGACGCGCCAGCTTCAGGGCGTTGATCGCGGCGTAACATCCCATGAAACCTACGGTGGTGCGTTCCACCGAAGGAGACAGACCGAAGCGCTCGATGATCTGCAGGTCTAGGCCCGGCGCATAGAATCCGGTGCAGGACACAACGATCAGGTGCGTCACCTTTTCGGCGCCCTGCGGCAAGCCCAGTTTTTCCAGCGTGCGCGAAGCCAGCCGCAAGGCGTGGACTTCGTAAAACCGCATGCGGGTCTGAGTGTCCGGGAAGCGTCCCGCGACGTAGAAATCATCGCAATCCAGACTGTCGGGCGCTGGGTTCGGCTTGACGTAGGAGTAGCGATGTTCGATCTGCGCACGCTCCGCCATGCGCTTGAACAGGCGCCTGGATCTGGGATCGGTCAGCAGGCGCGGGGCGTATTCGACGAACTTGTCGTGCACGTCATGGTCGGGCGCCGCGGTGGCGATTCGGTTGATATAGGCGCTGAACATGTTGAGAAGAAATGGTTGGCAAAAACGTCCTGGCGTCGTAACGAGAGGCAGGATACGCGCGCGACACCTGACCGTTCGGGAATACGTCAGAATCCGACACTCATCAGCGCCGCACGTTCCCGTGTGGCCCGTTATGCGCGGCGGCGACAGCGTGTGCTGTCCTGGTTCGAACGCGCCTTGTGTCGGCGCGCGCGGACGCGCGGCAGGCGAGAACTACTGCACCGCGTTCAACATGTAGTCGACCGCCGCCTTTACGTCTTCATCGCTGAGCTGCGGATTGCCGCCTTTGGGCGGCATCGCGCCGCCACCATTGATAGCGGTCTCGTAGAGATGCGTCTTGCCCTCCTTCAGGTGACTGGCCCATGCCGCCTTGTCACCGTATTTGGGCGCGCCGGCCATGCCCGTGCCGTGACACGAGGCGCAGACACTTTCATATGTTTTTTTGCCAGCGGTCATTGACGCACCGGCGGCTGTGCCTGCCTTGCCTCCAGCCTTGTTCGACGGCGCGTTCTTGCCGCCGGCTTCGGTTGAGCTTTTGGCGCTGTCATTCGCGCCCGCTGCCTTGGCGTTCGAAACCTGCGCGATGATGTAGTCTACGGCCCCCTTGACCTCGTCCTCGCTCAGCTGCGAATGACCGCCCTTGGCCGGCATCGCCCCGATACCGCCGATGGCGCTGGTGTATAGCGCCTGCGGGCCCTTGACGATACGCGCTTTCCACGCCGCCTTGTCCGTCACCATGGGCGCCCCGAGCGCGCCCGAATCATGACAAGAAGAACACATGGCCTGATAGGTCGACTTGCCTTCAGGCGACGCACCCCGCTGGGCTGCCTGCGCCACGTCCGCCGGCGCCGCCCCTGATGTCGCGGAGGCCTGTTTGGTCTGGCCCGATTTTGCCTGCCCGCCCGAGGCCTTGCCGCCCGAAACTTGCGCGATAATGTAGTCAACTGCCCCCTTGACCTCATCCTCGCTCAGCTGCGAATGGCCGCCCTTGGCCGGCATCGCGCCTACGCCGTTGATGGCGCTGCTGTAAAGCGCCTCTGCGCCTATGGCGATACGCGCTTGCCATTGGGCTTTGTCCGTCACCATGGGCGCCCCAAGCGCGCCCGAATCATGGCAGGAAGAACACATGGCCTGATAGGTCGACTTGCCTTCAGGCGACGCGCCCCGCTGGGCTGCCTGCGCGATGTCAGCCGGTGGCGCCCCTGACGGCGCGGACGCTTGTTGCGACTGGCCCGTCTTGGCCTTTCCGCCCGCGGCCTTGGCCGTCTGCCCGCCGCCAGAAACCGTAGCCACGATGTAGTCGACCGCCGCCTGCACCTCCTCGTCGGAGAGACTGGGATCGCCGCCCTTGGCGGGCATCGCCCCGATGCCGTTGATAGCGTGATCATAAAGTGTCTGCTTGCCTTGCTTGATGCGCGATTCCCAGTCGGCCTTAGCGGTTATTTTCGGCGCGCCGCTCGCGCCCGAGTCGTGACACGAGGAGCAGACCTGCGCATACGTCTGCTCACCGGCCGCGCTACCGCCACCCGCCGCCGCGGTCTGGGTCGCTTTTGGCACTTCTCCGGAATGCGCCTCGCCCACCGGCGCGGTACGCTCCGCCACCTGCTTTTCGATCATGGGCCCGTAATCGACGGTGTTGTACGACATCAACACCCGCGCAATCACGAATATCACCACCGTGAACACCACCAGCCCGCCAAGTACGATTAAGAACTGCGACATGAATTGTTTATCATCCTGGGTCACGCGCGGCCTCCAGTATCAGCCAGATTATTTGTTTCGGGATAGGCCGGATGGCCCGTGTAGTGGTCTATCAGACTTGAATATTGCGACAAAACACAAAGCGGACAGGCTCAGGATTATAGGATAAGCGGTATACTCGCACCACCTGCGATGCAAGCACCGCGAACGAAAGTTCCCGGTTTCCAGCAAAAATCGCCGTTGTCGTAAGCCGGCCGGCATGGATGTTATCGTCGGGGCTTGCTAACCTAATTGGAATTGCGCCCGTAGCTCAGATGGATAGAGTGTCGGCCTCCGAAGCCGAAGGTCACAGGTTCGAATCCTGTCGGGCGCGCCACCTTCTATTCGTATCTCATCAAAGCCATCCCTGGCGAAACATTGCGACTGCCCTGAACTCCGGCCCGCACCTCCTTGTGCGGGCGCTCTCCGGTAAAGCGCTTCACTGGATCGATTTCTTGATCAGGCTCGCCCCTGCTGTCCCATCGAGCAGCGATCTTATCGCGCCGGCTCCGTTTCGACGACTGAGGAGATTTTACTCGGGATTAGGCAACGGCCCATGTCGTTGCAGGCTTGCACATTGACGATCGCCTGGAGGTTGTCCGGCCCGTGGCCCGCACCGGGCGCGTGCAGCGTGACTGACAGGATGGTGTCGTCGCTATAAACAGCAATGGGCTTGTCGAAGCCTTCTTTCAGCAGACGCCCGCGCGGATAATTCACCACAGCCTCGACCGGCTGTTTTCCCTGTACGACTTTTAGAGTGGTGGGTATCAGAAATTCCATGGACGCGGGATTCGCGTTGACGTGCCAGCCGCGCGCGATATCCAGCGTCACGTCGATGCCGGAGAGCGCGCCGTTCGCGGACCGCGGCAGAGCACGAACCTTGACGTAGTCGGCGCTCTGCGGAAGCGCCGAGGATGCATTTTGAGCGCGCGAGGCGGATTTATCTGTAACGTCCGCCGCACTGTCGGCGCGTTCCGTCATAGGTAGGTTCGCTGGTTGCGAACTCAAGTAACCGTAAACACCGCAGACCAACGCCACGACAATTGCGACGATCACGAAAAGATTATTTCTACTCATAGAAGTCAGTACCGGGTTAATGGCGCGACGCGCGGGGTTATCCTCCCGGTTTCATCGGTCGCCTCCACGATGGCTTCGATCAGCTGGCTCGCGCCGAACAGATCGGGGAAGCGGCTGACAATCCTGCCATCGCCTTCGATCACAATGGCGAACGGAATCCCGCCGCCGCCAAATGAGCGCAACAGGCGCTGTTGAGGCGCATCCGCCTGCGTCATGTCCACTTGCAGTGTCAGCAGCCCCGACTCACTGGCCAGCGCCACGACTTCGGCGTCGCTGTAAACCGTGCGCTCCAGCACCTTGCAGTTGATGCACCAGTCGGCCGTGAATTCGATTAGCAGAGGCCGCTGCTGCTCGAGTGCGGCCGTGCGTCGTGCATGGCTATACGGCTGCCACGGCAGCGGCTCGCTGTCGCGCAGCGAATCCGCGGCAACCAGCGATCCCACCAGCGCGACGCACACCGCGGGC
Coding sequences:
- a CDS encoding cytochrome c5 family protein: MTQDDKQFMSQFLIVLGGLVVFTVVIFVIARVLMSYNTVDYGPMIEKQVAERTAPVGEAHSGEVPKATQTAAAGGGSAAGEQTYAQVCSSCHDSGASGAPKITAKADWESRIKQGKQTLYDHAINGIGAMPAKGGDPSLSDEEVQAAVDYIVATVSGGGQTAKAAGGKAKTGQSQQASAPSGAPPADIAQAAQRGASPEGKSTYQAMCSSCHDSGALGAPMVTDKAQWQARIAIGAEALYSSAINGVGAMPAKGGHSQLSEDEVKGAVDYIIAQVSGGKASGGQAKSGQTKQASATSGAAPADVAQAAQRGASPEGKSTYQAMCSSCHDSGALGAPMVTDKAAWKARIVKGPQALYTSAIGGIGAMPAKGGHSQLSEDEVKGAVDYIIAQVSNAKAAGANDSAKSSTEAGGKNAPSNKAGGKAGTAAGASMTAGKKTYESVCASCHGTGMAGAPKYGDKAAWASHLKEGKTHLYETAINGGGAMPPKGGNPQLSDEDVKAAVDYMLNAVQ